A segment of the Syntrophorhabdaceae bacterium genome:
GTCATGTGCAACCACCAGAGCGCTCTCGACATATACGCGCTCCTGTCCAGATTACCCCTGTCCTTCAGATGGATCGCCAAAAGGCAGCTTTTCAGCATCCCCATTTTCGGATGGGCCATGAAAAAGGCGGGCTATATAAGCATAGACCGGGAAAACGCCCGGGAGGCCTTAAAGGCCATCGAGAAGGCGGCTCAGAGGATACGGGAAGGGACGAACATCGTTATCTTTCCCGAAGGCACCCGCAGCGCCGATGGTAAGCTCCTTCCTTTCAAAAAAGGGGGTTTTACGCTCGCACTTCGAGCCACGGTGCCCGTTGTTCCCGTCGGTATCTATGGTTCGAGTGCTTTGCAGCCAAAAGGAGGTTTTATTCCCCGTAAAAAAGGCGTAATATACATTGAGGTCGGGGAACCCGTAGTGCTCGAGGGCATGGACAGG
Coding sequences within it:
- a CDS encoding lysophospholipid acyltransferase family protein, coding for MRSAIVLVWLVLSTIALSCVALLVNLFGSYEEALHRLARLWAKMYLAMAGIRVRMEGLEHLSSSPYVVMCNHQSALDIYALLSRLPLSFRWIAKRQLFSIPIFGWAMKKAGYISIDRENAREALKAIEKAAQRIREGTNIVIFPEGTRSADGKLLPFKKGGFTLALRATVPVVPVGIYGSSALQPKGGFIPRKKGVIYIEVGEPVVLEGMDRSQKTKVMDDVRLRIERLMAKGQAASAQGDR